AGCTTAGCTTGTTACATACAAACATAAACAAAGAGATGAAAGGCGAGATTAGCGGGTGGACTGAGTTGAGTTCGGTCATTTAAAGACATTTACAACACTTCTTGCTGACtttattattttcacttttCCCCCTATATTTAGGCGTcgctttttaattattttctttttttaatattcggTTTTAGACTAGCTTTATTTGAATAAACCTGATTACGGACTAGTTTAACTTTTCTCATTGTAATAGTGCAACTGAATATTACTTCctttattttataaagaatgtcatttttatattttttttctttattacacaaaaaaattttacttaaattttatacttaatttaatattattattatttgttaaataatttaattttataaataattttattatctcAAAAACTATTagttaaaaacaatataataatgaaAGTATTGATGAATTTTAATCATTACTAcattattttcctttttctttcttattatgcgatataaaattaaattatttttcagaGTGGAAGTACCCACAGAGTACGAGTAGATAGATAATGAATGATCCGCGGGAAGAGCTAATAGTTACGGCAGTGAATGAATCAACTTCTACCTGTTACCGTGACGTGGCCACCATGCACTACCAGACAAATATTCACCATCACCACCTAAAATTCACCGTCAATCTACTTAACCCCGACcaaatattaacttttaacaattaatttcaGTACACGCCAGATTAGTTTCTGAATCTTGTGTTTTATTTGGTGACCAAGTCTAACgaaatttaattaacaaattaactctcattttctttctttctgataGAGAGATATTTAAGTAGAATTTTTGTGATCATGGTGCCCACTTCGTTGTAATCAGTTCCgttatattttaatcaattgCTTGATTACTAAGTATATGATTTTACAACGaaaatttgaagaagaagaaaagagtaacgtggttagttagtggTTTGAAGAGTGACTGTGTCAGCTTGAGAGGACAAACGCGCTCGGTGTATTATTAAATTCTCTGAATTCTGAATCCGTGACTCCATCTCCTTGTCGTTTCCTTCACAGTACTACTACAAACGAGAGAATAGACAAAACCCGGTCTAAATAACTCACCAACTCCCGGTTTTCTCTAAGATCCAacgagtgtttttttttctttcacgatTGATGTCAACCAAATTTCAACGTGCTGAAACAACAAAAAGCTTCTTTTACAGCAAACTGGTGCTCAAAGCAgagataaaacaaaataaaagatggTGGAAACAAGAAACAGAGCTGAAAATGGAGAAGCACAAGACGTGTGTAGCGGTCTAATTGCAAAACAAGAATGCAGGCTGTGGGGTTCGAACCCACGCGCACTTATGTGCAGAAGAACTTAAGTCTTCCCCCTTAACCACTCGGGCAAACCTGCTCAttgaatatttcatatattattgGATAATTAGTTTAACTAGAGCAAGACATTGTCAACtgaagaacaaaaacaaaagaaactatGAGAAACGTGTTTTGCTTGAGCAATTAGCTCGGGAGGGGGGGGGGAGAGgttgagaaaagaaaacattCACCGATGCAATGGATGAGATTAACCAAGTTGAAGAAAGCTGGTGGATCTCCATCGAGGATGTGTATTCATCACCGTCGTAACAAGTAAACGATAACACAAACTGTGTGGGGTTTTGGTGACAGTTTGATAGCGATACCAAGTTCAGTAAGAAAGAGCTTCCTAGTGAAATTCTGGACTCAACTCCGGAGAGATTAGAGTCCAAACATGGAGGCTTTGGACTCATTAAGTTCTCAGAagcaaatatatttacataaggACATTCCAAGTTAGATTGGAGACACGTTCCAAAGAAGTTATTCTAAATCCGAAAagagaaaaaccaaaaacagtTTGAAATCAAAGCACTTGAGCAACATATATCATACATCAGCGTGGCACCGTTTTGCCTACCAAAAAATAACAGAGCGAGTTCCAATAGTCTTGGAACTCGTGGGAGTTGTGGTTAGTCAGTCTTTCCAGTGCCCCAAGCGAGAAAGCTCTCCTGTGATCCAAATTCCTGAACACCCATAACATAAACCCATTTAGCCTTTTTGTGCCTGATCGCATCAAAAAAAGTTTCAAGAGAATAAAAGGATTAAAGTTTACCAGCTGGCTAAGACGAAACTCGGGTGGAGTATCAAGATCAATGTTGGAGGGATCAAGAACGAGTTTCTGACAATCCTCCAGATCCCTTTTGAAGTCTTCTGTTCCTCCCAAATGTGCGTAATCACCAAAACACGGCTGCTTGTTCCTTGAGCCTCCTCCATTGTTTGTGTTCTCATCTCTGTCCTGCAAGAGATCGTCGCAAAGAGACAAGGCTTCCACAAGCTGCTGCGAGTCCAATATAAACTGAGATCCACCACTGTCCAACCAATTCGGATCTTCCTCAGCTTGGTTTTCACCTTCGTTTCCATCTTCCTTAccattctctttctcttctccatCATATACCATTATTTCATTTTCTCGGTTTTCAATCCCGGTCTCAGGTGCAGGCTCATCCTCGGAGCTTGTTCTTTCATGGTTACGTTGAACTCCCTGAACCTCATCTTCCATATACACTGCCTCAGATATCTTTGGGAAACAAATCAATAAGTGTCAGTTAGTAAGTGTATCAAAAGAAAGCAGAACAACAAGAAACCTTTACCTCAGCAAGAGAAACCTCAGGAGCAGCTACATAGCCATGAGGAATAACATAGTCATCTGCAAAGTGAGGATCAGAGCAAACTCCCACAGCTTGTGGAGGCTCTGGTGTAAACAGTTTCGGAGTAACAGGATCCGCTTTGGGAGTGGTTGCAGCAAAGATATCATCAGAGACATCATCTCCAGCTTTATCACCACCACCTTGCTTGAGCACTGCTGGCTGCTGGTAGAATATCTTGGAAACAACGTAGTCACCTTCTTTCTCATCTTCGTCCGTCCCCAAATGGTATTGATGCATCACCCAGTTGGTTTTCACGGCTTTCCCACCGTAGAGAACCATTATCTTCTTGCAACCTCTTTGAACACCATCCAACACAACCGGCTTAGTTCTTCCTGTCTTGTGCCAGCGCACGTCCCCGAAATCGTCGTCGTGAATCTTCCTACGCTTTCTAGTTCCTGTGCTGTAAGCTTTGATTGCTCTATGGAAGAAGTGGGCCACAGTCCCATCGTGCTTAACACCTAaacatatttcaaatttgatttaagaataaaacatcattt
The nucleotide sequence above comes from Brassica napus cultivar Da-Ae chromosome A9, Da-Ae, whole genome shotgun sequence. Encoded proteins:
- the LOC106347142 gene encoding SUPPRESSOR OF GAMMA RESPONSE 1, with amino-acid sequence MAGRSWLVDSNRIATKIKSASSHSDSHQVVWNSNPTRHCPNCSHVIDNNDEVDDWPGLPRGVKFDPSDPEIIWHLLAKSGLLGLSSHPFIDEFIPTVNQDDGICYTHPKNLPGVKHDGTVAHFFHRAIKAYSTGTRKRRKIHDDDFGDVRWHKTGRTKPVVLDGVQRGCKKIMVLYGGKAVKTNWVMHQYHLGTDEDEKEGDYVVSKIFYQQPAVLKQGGGDKAGDDVSDDIFAATTPKADPVTPKLFTPEPPQAVGVCSDPHFADDYVIPHGYVAAPEVSLAEISEAVYMEDEVQGVQRNHERTSSEDEPAPETGIENRENEIMVYDGEEKENGKEDGNEGENQAEEDPNWLDSGGSQFILDSQQLVEALSLCDDLLQDRDENTNNGGGSRNKQPCFGDYAHLGGTEDFKRDLEDCQKLVLDPSNIDLDTPPEFRLSQLEFGSQESFLAWGTGKTD